Sequence from the Helianthus annuus cultivar XRQ/B chromosome 13, HanXRQr2.0-SUNRISE, whole genome shotgun sequence genome:
ATAAGTTAtaaactgtgataactgtttTAAGTTGattaaacataaacattgtaCATGTGTGtggtttatatttatatataccaTGATATTCCAATTCTAGTCCCTATACTATCACTTAACATCATCTCGGTCTAATAATTAAGAACTTCTTGCTTCGGTCTACTATTTGTGGACACCACAAATGTTATCAAAACTGTGTCCTTTGACGAGCGGTATACATTAATAGATCGCTAGTTGTGGTTACTAATATGTTTTATTATCGTCTTCATGTTGATTGATTAGAGGTTTTTGTCGCTTTGAACTATTTGTTGATGTCAGACCGTTACAACTCTCACCACCCTCTCGCAAAACTCGTTTCCTACCCTTTAAATCATTCATTATAACCAAACTCACAAGCAACCTTTCTATAGACTCGCCTGTGCACTATAGCAACGCTAAACACAAAGTGACGCTAAACACTAAAAGTGATTCATCGGATGGTCAGCGTAGGGGCATTAGGAAGCGGGCGGACAAGTCAACAAAATTGGCGACAGTGACACCAGGCTCAAGCTCAGGCTCGACTAGGGGTCCATCTTTCTTCAAATTACAACATGAACATATTTGATTCCAGTCCGCATTATCTTGCAAACGACCATCAGAATGCACTTCAATCACGTCTGATTTTATATCCTCTTCAACTTTCTCAACCGTTTTGCAAAATCGAAGATGATAACAAGGACGAAAGTGGGACCCTTTCGCATCGAGTGACAAAATGCTTTAATCTAGACGACTTCCATAGCTGTAACGATAATCAAATAGGTTGTTCTGCCATGCCAACAATATGGCAACCTACTATAAACTATAAATAAATGCAAACAAGAGCAATTACAAAAATACATTACTTGCTTTTGATTAAATCTGAAACTACACTTTGTATGATTTTTGtattgtgttatatatatatatattcgtttAAAATGTGGTTACAAGACCAATACCCAACTCTTCTGCCAGCTCATCCCATACCGGTAGCAGTATTAACACAACCAGAAATATGGCCACTGTAACTGCGGTTCTCCTCCATGTTCCAACCTCTGTCACATCATTCAGGCAAGGTTTTTCCGCTGCCCTCTGTCAAAACGTAAAATTTGAGTATCAACAACAACTCGTACTACCGACATCTAGAGTATGTTTCGCAAAATCAGTTGTATCTTAACCTCCCAGAGTTGTAAATAAATGTGTGAATATGGGAGGTGAGTTGTATACACCAAAGAGTGATTCATGCACGAGCACGACAAACCATTGTCAAGTTAACAATTTCACACTTAAATTgtaagaaaagattaaaaaaaaaggtTTAAGATATAAGGATAGAGTGGTCAAAATACAACTATTCGTTGTGTGCGAATCAGTTTTTGTATACGTGTATACAAAAGATGATGAAAACGAAACTTGAATATCTGAATGATATCTATATAATATACAGAACTTTcatatttaatttgtttttataaTAAATTTAAGGAGGGTTTTTTTGCCATTATCAATGTAACTTACATAGCATTTAagtaaaaaaaaactcaaaaaggCCAAATGATAAACAAagtaaattaaaaacaaaaaattgtAAATTAGAAATATTTTCTTCAAAAGTAGTCATTTCTTATACAAATTTAACACTACAAAAGTACTTGGTAATTCTAGTAATAAAAGtggtaaaattaaaattttgcTTTCTTCAAAACTTCATTGATTAACTTCTTTTTTGGAGTTTTTTCAATAAAAATTCAAAGATTTTTATTATTCATACAAGACCTTTTTTATACCAAAAGTACCCTTTTTAAGGATAGTTTTGATGTTTCAGACACGTACCTGGCATATCAGCACATACAATCCCCAAGGAAGCGATAAAGGTCCGCCGAGCTGCATTCACAAGAATATGCCAAACAACATTAATAGCACGATCTTTTTTATACTATTTTCGTGGCTAAAATAACGGTTTGTCGAAAGATCTGAATTTTAATAAGCGAAAAGTGAGTAACATTTGGAGGAATTGACAATTCAACATACCACTCCGAACCCAAGTAATGAATATGTTGTCAAACCAAATCCAACAAGTGCATCCTTCCCGAAAGCACCCTGTTAGATTCATCACGGTATTTTTAAGGTTATAATATATATGAAAGGAGATAAGATCCATTTAATAGTTCAGTCGTTAACATAAACGGGTTTTAAACAAAAACCTGAACCACTCTTCCACCATCAAGGCATCCAACTGGAAGCATATTGAAAGCCGTAGTTGTCAAACCACACCTGTAAAATCAATTTCCAAATTTAACAATAAGAAAATTAAATCTCAAATAACTTATGCCAAATTAGAGGAatatgccattttcgtccttgaggttttgccagttttgcgactttcgtccaaaggtttgttttttcacatctggatccaaaaggtttgaaatcttgtcattttcatccgggtcgttaactccatccatttttcttcgttaagtcaggggtatttttgtatataaagtgaaaaagactgaattaCCCTTTAAGTGAATACTTGAACATTAtgttaaatgcttgtacataaagtgaaaaggaTCGAATTcaaaatgcttgtacataaagtgaaaaggcCCGAATTGCCCTTtcagttaacaaaaaagacggaaatacccctgacttaacggagaaaaatggatggagttaacaagccggatgaaaatgggaagatttcaaaccttctggatccagatgcggaaaaaacacacatttggacgaaagtcgcaaaactggccaatctcaggatgaaaatggcattttactcgcCAAATTAAATGCAACCTTTACTCCAAATATGACTGACTAGAAGTCAATGTGTCAAACTAAACAAAATTTGAGGTGGCGATTTCAACCCATTTACTTTTGTGTTGGCCCATTTAAGTACCCAACCCAACTCATTTTGACCGGTACCAAAAAATACATGTTTTAACCCGTTATTGACACCACaataatgacaaaacaaaaaagAATCTTGTAAACGTAACATCAATGCAATTAATATTCTGTAACAATTAAGTAGACATTAATGAAACcggaaaatttggcatagagaaTAATAACATCCAAGAACAGTACATCACCAGCCAGCAATAACAAGCGGATGGATCGAAACCGTGGCTCCGTGCATTGCACTACATAGACAACAATACAAATTAATATTACAATTAGGGAAAAAAAACATTATAATCCAGTTATATAAAAGAGGAAACATACGTGTATCCCAATGTGGCTCTACTGATAAGCCCAAGAAGTAAAGAGCCCTGAAAAAGCATGCTAGGAACTTGCACCATATCGGCTGCAGCGTCTGGCTTTGATGAAAGCAACAGCCCAACAGCAAACATTGATAGTGATAGTGCGGCCCCTGCGAACGGGCCCGCTAATGAGATGTCTACTTTTGTCTTTCTGTCAGGCAGAATTGATTTAAACTGCAAAATGCAAGAATCATATATCTTTTGTAATTCAAAGAAACATATATCATTTCATAGATCTAGAGAAACAATTATATGTGTAAACCTGAGTGATTGCCCCAAAGCTTCCAAGAGTGATATTGGGAATAAAAAAGGGAATGCTTAACTTTACTTTCTTTGGGAAGGCAGCAAGGAAATGCCCAACTTCCTGCAggcaaaaatatataaataaatccaaaaagctcgcggctcggagCTCGCTCGGTTTTTGCTCGGAAAAACATGActcgatatggctcggtttgaaaCTGAACCGAGCCGAATCAGCTCGGTTAGAAAGCAAGCCTAGCTTGGCTCGGTTCGTAACAAGGCGGATTGGCTCAATTCAGCTCACTCGTTAGCTCAGCTACGTTTAGCTCggattattttacttttaatctATTTTATtgttatatacatataatatattatattatatcaaagtttgctaTTATTTACAGGTATTTAAGAGTGTCAGGATGCTAATGAACTTTTATTGTATTTCGTTGAAATTtaaacttatattttatttggttgaaattgTTTTTAGCTTGTAATGTTAGGTTAAACTTATTTTGGATATGTTCTTTTGAACTATTGAATGACATATTACACTACTAACTTTTGAAAGCTATGTatcaaattttcattttaaatttgAGCCTAACCAAGCCGAGCTCGAACTTAGATTTTTAGCTTGGTTTCAACTCCCAGCCGAGCCGGCTCGGTTTATaaccgagccaagctcgagcttcccctagctcggctcggtttgtgaACAATCCTACTATAAACCATCGAATTTCATTGCATAATAAATcattatatttaaatatataaaagatAGATAGAGGGAAAAAAACATAATGCTTTGCAAGAACAAcaaccatagttattaaagcgagcgCCCAGAGGCGCAAATAAACCCCCAGGCCCAACAAATCGCCCAGAGTGCGCCTCGCGCCTTTAATCTTCAGGTTAGTTCATAATCTTCttcatagttattaaagcgagcgCCCAGACGCGCCTAGGCGCAAATAAAGCCCCGGGCCCAACAAATCGCCCTAAGCGCGCCTCGCACCTTTAATAACTATGACAATAACGGTATCTTTATAACAAAAAAAGTGAGCATGGTGATCGAAAACGCTAATCACGATATATTTATGTCTTTACCATACTATCGGTTTGAACATTGGAGTCTTGAAATTTTTTACAAAAGACAAAGTTAAAAAATGGATGATCTTACGTGAAATAACTGGACACCCAAAACTCCATATGCTAATGGCAAAGCAGATTCTACAAATGGATAAAGCAGTTGCATATCTGGCGGGTCAATGGCATTTGGATCCGTAAAATACTTAACAACTTCAGGAGGAAGACGATTTATCTGCTCAACACAAAACACTAATTAATAACAAGATCCATTTTGATTTATTACATAATAAAAGTAAAGAAACGAGAAAAGTAGTTGTTCTTTCTTTACAAAGTAATAAGTCAATGGTGATCCATTGACTTATTAGAAATCAAACTACCACTATTATATAAAATGTTTGCGAAGACATATTGAAGTGTAAATACCTGAGATGCAATTCCAAGCTCCACAGAGGAACCGATAGTCAAAACAAACAACAAGAGAGCAATAACATATTGCCAAAGTGTTGTGGGCCCGGGTTCTGAAACCTCTTTCCTTAACATACCAAAGCTAACCCGTGGACCGCCCCGTGGATCTGGATCTTCTGAGTTGGGTTCCTCTACCATGAATAGGTTATACTTATCTCCCATTATTTCAGCCAACTGACTTTGAAGTTTGGCAAAAACGACTTCTCTATTTCCCCTAAGGTTTCCAAGAAAAAGTATACCCTCACCGAAATCTCCAAATTCTTCCTCCTTTGTAACATAAAAAGTTGAATAACCGAAAAGTTTGTCCTTTATTAGCTTTACATCTGCAGGGTCAACTTTTTCTGGTCCAAGTAGTTCCATAAGTTTAAAGGAGTCAACTTGAAAGTTGTTATATGCTGGCCCAATTGGAGAAATTGTTGGCGGCTGCAGAAGAAAAGAATGGAGCCTTAGAACAATGGTTTCTTTTTTGGTATTTAGATTTCCACAAACAGTCCAAATTCACTTTTTCCAGCAAACTATAATGTTCTTTTACCATTTAAACAAAAGTAAATCACAAAGGGGGAAATACTTACAAATGTTTCATAAATATCATTATTCTTTCCTTATCTAACATTTTTCAAAGCTTAAACATTATTCTTAGTATCACACCCACATTATTATCTCttttaaaataaaaacttaaTCAGGAGGGGATGAATCGAGAGAATTTTGAATTAGAGCTCTAGATTTTTGTTCATCCCTCGCCGCAATAGTATCTCGGGGTTTGCAGCGATAACTTGGTATATCTACTATACGACCATTGACCAAAATATGTCTATGGTTAACTAATTGGCGAGCTCCCGGAATAGTCGGAGCCATACCCAACCGAAAAAGGATGTTATCCAGGCGCATTTCAAGTAATTGTAGTAAAACATGACCTGTTGACCCCTTTGCCTTTCCGGCGACACGAACGTATTTAAGTAATTGCCGTTCTCTAAGACCATAATGAAAAcgcaatttttgtttttcttctaGGCGAATACGATATTGGGATTTTTTCCTGGAGCGCGATTGGTTTCTAGGATCACTTCCAGCTTTGGGCCGTTTAGTTAGCCCTGGTAAAGCCCCCAGGCGACGTATTTTTTTTCAAATCATTATCACTCATAAAATAACCATCTAGCATACTAGAAATGCCCAAAAAAATCACCATAACTTCCATGaatcatagttgtcaatagcgatcgCTATGGTCGCTACAGCGAATAGCGTGGCTTATAGGTACATGCTCGCTAAGTCGCTACATGGTCTGTAGTGACAGATCGCCTGCTAGTCctagattttaggtttttgttaaatatacatgtaaaatagtgtgtgtgtgtgtgtgtataccagggtattttgatataatatacatataaaaaaaaattaattttttttctagtgtatcgctatttataaaatagtgcCCGCTGTTTATCGCTATTCGCTGTATAGCATACAGGTACCTTGTCGCTATTTGCCATTAACAACTATGCCACGAATCAATAATTACGGACAAATTGACAAATGTAATAGCAAATATCCATAATTCTATTCCTATATTTTCACAAGAACAATGATTCAAACAATCAATCACTAGCAAAAAACAAGTAAACCCATAGCACAAACAAAACAATGTGGCACCAAAACAAATGCAAATCATAGAAACTCACCCTAGAAGAAACCGCCACAGGCTTCTCCGAATCAGCCTCGCCACCGGCCGCAGTCTCTTCGGTCGAAACCGTAGCGAAATTCGACTCCTTAGACACATCATTATCCTCTCCTCCACTTCCACCACCATCATTATCACCATCACGTCCACTAGCAGAACACTCAAATCCGCCAAACAAACccctattattaatattattatcaCTGTCTAAACCTACAATTTGATGCCTCTTTCTCAAACATAACTCTCTACTCCACAAATTGTAAGTGTAATCTCTTCTGCCGTACAGTCGAAATCGGTCTGTGAAATCTATACGATTAGGTCTTGAACGGAACCCTAAATTGAGTGTGCTGGTGAAGCTACAGCTCGTGAGTGTACCCATACGAAGTTTAATGCCGGTTTCAGCTATAATATGTGATGATAGTTGAAGATGCTGatgctatatatatgtataatttacaAATGAGGAGATTTGAGCCAGGTGAAATGAGAATTTGGGGAGATTTTGAGCATTGAATGAACAAGTGTTTGTTGCCAATGAAAAATGGGGAAGATTAGAAGAAATGAGTGTTTGTTTATCTGAAACGATGGGCAGAAAttgtttatgttttatgttttatatgGGTCTTGCTCGAAAGTCCACTGTGATAAAATCCGGTTCCTTAAGCATCACCGATTTTTTAGGAAACCCATACCTCAAAAGTCCATCAGGGTAAAATCCTTGACTCGCGTATAACATTTTATCATGAACGAGACTCTAAAGTCTAACCGGCGACTTCCCTTGGAAAAAGTCACCAGGGTATCATACAACTATTGCACTTATTTTTAATGATAACTAGTGTGTTATATCTGTGTGTCGTTATAGTTTACGACACGATAATAAAAAATTATCCTGAATAAAACTCGCTTCGTTGCGTCACTGTATTCGGTGAAGTTTATGATACGCCACTCGGTATAACAACCAAAAGAGATTAAAAAACGGTACAGGTACCTAGATTGTTCGGAAGGTATCAGTTAATACCGGCACTCGCTATAGCTTACGATATTAAATTAAACTCTTTGGATCCAATATAGGTTTGTAAACGAGTCGAGCAAGTCGGCTGGTTGTTTACAAAAGAGCCAAttttgaaagactttttttttttcaaacgagTCTCGATGTTTTATTAACAACCCTAGGATTAACGTATACTGCTTCTTCAATCGTGTATGTTTTGGAAACAACCCTAGGATCCACATATACTGCCTCTTCAACTGTGTATGTTTTGGATAAGGATGCTTGTTAAAACAACAAGAGTATGGCTAGCTTAAGGTCCCAGATCGTCATCAGCTTAGAGCTTTTTGGGGTAACTGCGAACAAAGAAGCAATGTTAGCATTAATGGAGGAAGGGGCATCCTACGTTTGGACtctggcgtgagaatcagtaaagGGTTCTGGGGAGTTGATAACTATAGAGATAATAAGTGTAGTGAgagttctagagagagagagtggttttttttttttttttttttgaatgggaATGCTTATGCACTCCTAATTTATACTACATTAATTTTAATTTATATCTTGCTttcggccaaattctctaaattctggCAATATTCCAACCAAATTTCCacttttatcaaaaaaaaaaaactacttttCTATACCAGTACACTAATATTTTAGAACTAAATAAATGATATTAAATGTTATGTAATATGTTTTGTATATTTTATTCgtagaatgtttttttttttctgatacataatatattttatatttttattcatTCTGTTTTTCTCAGGCTCTTGTTTTTTTGCACTAGATCTCAGGCGAAGCCTATACGCCTTGAGTGTGCcaacgcctttaataactatggtgtGATCACTAGTCTGGCCCGGTGCAACGGACCTCTTCGGACTCAAGGTATGGGAACCACACACACATACAATTGTTTTTTAAGTATTTGTATATAAAAGTGAAGTGTGATGTGGGAGTTTGGATTGATTTAGTGTTAAAGGGTGAGTTTTTAGGGTAGAGGTTTAGAATGCTGATGTAGCTTTTCTAGGTTTTGGACATGTGTTAGCACGGGATATACTCTCATAAGAGATTAAATTGTTTTCAAGGTTGCATGTGAATCTTattattatttgattttttttacaaaactacaAATTCCATCTATCTATAAGTGCATATTTCatcattattatatatatcaaattaTAACATATGTATGCGCCAGTGTTGTTTAGGTCTTCTCATATTCTGCCACTTCACTTTTATAATTTGCAAATTACACCTTTTAGTTACTTCAAAGTTTCAATGCACTTTGTACAAATCTTTTTTTCTTCCTTTCCTTTTTCATTATTGACGAATTTTCTTTTTACATATGTGTTTTACTTTTTTCCATTTCATTTGATTCCAATTTATAACTTACTTCCTAGAAATTATTAAATTAGGCTAAAGGATGTGGGAGTCATGGTTGAGACATAATTTGTcacctaggaacatgaatggaaggctacaccacccccttgcttgatccaccatggtttgcatggattaaaccatgacaaccatggtcctcctttccatttttcaacaaatcatttcctttttctttagacaaagataaattaaaataaataagaggCTAGTGGTTTTGGTCATGACCagacccttagggtagtggttttgaatggtggattagaggtgggtTACATAGCACTGACGTGAAGgatcatgagggtcatgaccacaccctatagccttaatACTTCCATATTCAGATTTACTAGAAGTTCGCACCGATTGAAATTGCTTACCATTATAAATCCTTCTAACTTAAAATAGGTTTAAGTGATTACACTACACACTACCATTGCGTGTTGCAACCTACACTACTTTACAATTCATCAAAATCTATTTGTACAAATTTTAACGCTCGTCGCAGCGCATGAGTTACACAATTTTTAAC
This genomic interval carries:
- the LOC110898244 gene encoding probable zinc metalloprotease EGY1, chloroplastic is translated as MGTLTSCSFTSTLNLGFRSRPNRIDFTDRFRLYGRRDYTYNLWSRELCLRKRHQIVGLDSDNNINNRGLFGGFECSASGRDGDNDGGGSGGEDNDVSKESNFATVSTEETAAGGEADSEKPVAVSSRPPTISPIGPAYNNFQVDSFKLMELLGPEKVDPADVKLIKDKLFGYSTFYVTKEEEFGDFGEGILFLGNLRGNREVVFAKLQSQLAEIMGDKYNLFMVEEPNSEDPDPRGGPRVSFGMLRKEVSEPGPTTLWQYVIALLLFVLTIGSSVELGIASQINRLPPEVVKYFTDPNAIDPPDMQLLYPFVESALPLAYGVLGVQLFHEVGHFLAAFPKKVKLSIPFFIPNITLGSFGAITQFKSILPDRKTKVDISLAGPFAGAALSLSMFAVGLLLSSKPDAAADMVQVPSMLFQGSLLLGLISRATLGYTAMHGATVSIHPLVIAGWCGLTTTAFNMLPVGCLDGGRVVQGAFGKDALVGFGLTTYSLLGFGVLGGPLSLPWGLYVLICQRAAEKPCLNDVTEVGTWRRTAVTVAIFLVVLILLPVWDELAEELGIGLVTTF